A genome region from Camelina sativa cultivar DH55 chromosome 10, Cs, whole genome shotgun sequence includes the following:
- the LOC104718907 gene encoding proteasome subunit alpha type-4-A-like: MSRRYDSRTTIFSPEGRLYQVEYAMEAIGNAGSAIGILAKDGVVLVGEKKVTSKLLQTSTSTEKMYKIDDHVACAVAGIMSDANILINTARVQAQRYTFMYQEPMPVEQLVQSLCDTKQGYTQFGGLRPFGVSFLFAGWDKNHGFQLYMSDPSGNYGGWKAAAVGANHQAAQSILKQDYKDDATREEVVQLAIKVLSKTMDSTSLTAEKLELAEVYLTPSGSVKYHILSSDSLTKLLVKHGVTQPAAETS; this comes from the coding sequence ATGTCTAGGAGGTATGATAGTCGCACTACAATTTTCTCACCGGAAGGTCGTCTGTACCAAGTGGAATACGCTATGGAAGCTATTGGCAATGCTGGTTCTGCAATTGGAATCTTGGCTAAAGATGGAGTTGTGTTGGTTGGTGAGAAGAAAGTTACTTCTAAACTTCTTCAGACCTCTACATCCACTGAAAAAATGTACAAGATCGATGACCATGTGGCTTGTGCAGTGGCTGGTATAATGTCTGATGCCAACATTCTGATTAATACCGCTAGAGTCCAAGCTCAGCGTTACACTTTTATGTACCAAGAGCCAATGCCGGTTGAGCAGCTGGTTCAGTCTCTATGTGACACCAAACAAGGATACACACAATTTGGTGGTCTCCGCCCATTTggagtttcttttcttttcgcTGGCTGGGACAAGAACCATGGGTTTCAACTGTATATGAGTGACCCAAGTGGAAACTATGGTGGATGGAAAGCTGCAGCCGTTGGAGCAAACCATCAAGCGGCTCAGTCTATTCTTAAGCAAGACTACAAGGATGATGCGACGAGAGAAGAGGTGGTTCAGCTTGCTATCAAGGTTTTGAGCAAGACGATGGACAGCACAAGCTTAACAGCTGAGAAACTCGAGCTTGCTGAGGTGTATCTGACTCCATCAGGAAGTGTTAAGTACCATATTCTTTCGTCTGACTCGCTCACTAAGCTCTTGGTTAAGCATGGTGTGACGCAACCAGCTGCAGAAACTTCCTGA